From a single Micromonospora sp. WMMD1102 genomic region:
- a CDS encoding phage Gp37/Gp68 family protein gives MADKSAIEWTEATWNPTTGCDKVSAGCDNCYAMSLAKRLKAMGSPKYQVDGDPRSSGPGFGVTLHRSALDIPHRWREPRVVFVNSMSDLFHARVPLAYVQQVFEVMRQTPRHTYQVLTKRASRMARLASSIDWPKNVWMGVSVENRSQVHRVDDLRQVPAAVRFVSAEPLLGPLGAIDLEGVHWLIAGGESGAGCRRMAPEWVRELRDGCAAAGTAFFFKQWGGRTPKAGGRELDGRTWDEMPAGRELSAVA, from the coding sequence GTGGCCGACAAGAGCGCTATCGAGTGGACAGAAGCGACCTGGAACCCCACCACCGGATGCGACAAGGTATCCGCCGGTTGTGACAACTGTTACGCGATGAGCCTGGCTAAACGGCTCAAGGCGATGGGTTCGCCGAAATACCAGGTCGACGGGGACCCGCGCTCGTCGGGACCGGGCTTTGGGGTGACCCTGCACCGATCCGCCCTCGACATCCCGCACCGCTGGCGCGAGCCGCGGGTCGTGTTCGTCAATTCCATGTCCGACCTGTTTCACGCCCGCGTGCCACTAGCCTACGTGCAGCAGGTCTTCGAGGTGATGAGACAGACCCCCCGCCACACCTATCAGGTGCTGACGAAACGGGCGTCCCGCATGGCCAGGCTCGCCAGCAGCATCGACTGGCCGAAGAACGTCTGGATGGGCGTCTCTGTCGAGAATCGCTCTCAAGTACACCGAGTTGACGACCTTCGGCAGGTACCGGCAGCCGTACGCTTCGTCTCCGCCGAGCCGCTTCTCGGTCCGCTGGGTGCAATCGATCTCGAAGGCGTGCACTGGCTCATCGCCGGCGGTGAGTCCGGCGCGGGATGTCGAAGGATGGCTCCCGAATGGGTGCGCGAGTTGCGCGACGGCTGCGCTGCGGCCGGCACCGCGTTCTTCTTCAAGCAGTGGGGCGGCCGTACCCCCAAGGCCGGCGGGCGGGAGTTGGATGGCCGCACCTGGGATGAGATGCCGGCAGGACGGGAACTGAGCGCCGTCGCGTGA